The Streptomyces aurantiacus genome includes a region encoding these proteins:
- a CDS encoding flavodoxin family protein, which translates to MTTLLIVHHTPSPNCQAMFEAVVSGANDPEIEGVRVVRRAALAATAADVLAADGYLLGTPANLGYMSGALKHFFDQVYYPCLDATRGRPFGFYVHGGNDVTGAVRGIESLTKGLGWQRSAEAVTVTGEPNKADIEACRELGATLAAGLMS; encoded by the coding sequence GTGACCACCCTGCTGATCGTGCATCACACGCCCTCGCCCAACTGCCAGGCGATGTTCGAAGCCGTCGTCTCCGGCGCGAACGACCCGGAGATCGAGGGCGTACGCGTTGTCCGACGGGCGGCGCTGGCCGCCACGGCCGCCGACGTGCTGGCCGCCGACGGATACCTCCTCGGCACTCCGGCCAACCTGGGCTACATGTCCGGTGCCCTGAAGCACTTCTTCGACCAGGTCTACTACCCCTGCCTGGACGCGACACGAGGCCGACCCTTCGGCTTCTACGTCCACGGGGGCAACGACGTCACCGGAGCGGTGCGGGGCATCGAGTCGCTCACCAAGGGCCTGGGCTGGCAGCGTTCCGCCGAGGCCGTGACCGTGACGGGCGAGCCGAACAAGGCGGACATCGAGGCGTGCCGGGAGCTGGGGGCCACCCTCGCCGCGGGGCTGATGAGCTGA
- a CDS encoding class I SAM-dependent methyltransferase, protein MSADWEWDETLFAGTAAHYRRGRLPYAPALADVLAETLGLDGRGTLIDVGCGPGTLALTLAHLFGGIVGVDPDRGMIAEASREAAERALTGKARWVRARAEDLPAGLGTFSVAAFGQSFHWMDRELVAATIRDMLRPGGALVHISDLKSETRSVDGLGHPAVPGADLEELVRRYLGPVRRAGRGVLPRGTPGDEASVFARAGFAGPERHVVPGGQALERTSDDVVAGVFSMSFSAPHLFGPRRDDFEADLRRVLREASPSGLFSERLPSTEVFVWRKGPAGPTSPPAS, encoded by the coding sequence ATGTCCGCCGACTGGGAATGGGACGAGACGCTGTTCGCGGGCACGGCGGCCCACTACCGGCGCGGAAGGCTGCCGTACGCCCCCGCCCTGGCGGACGTACTGGCCGAGACTCTCGGGCTCGACGGACGAGGAACCCTCATCGACGTGGGATGCGGGCCGGGCACCCTCGCGCTGACCCTGGCGCACCTGTTCGGCGGGATCGTCGGTGTGGACCCGGACCGCGGGATGATCGCCGAAGCCTCCCGCGAAGCCGCCGAGCGTGCCCTGACCGGGAAGGCGCGGTGGGTGCGGGCCCGGGCGGAGGATCTGCCCGCCGGTCTCGGCACGTTCAGCGTCGCGGCCTTCGGCCAGTCGTTCCACTGGATGGACCGCGAGCTGGTGGCCGCGACCATCCGGGACATGCTCCGGCCCGGCGGGGCGCTCGTGCACATCTCCGACCTCAAGTCGGAGACGAGGTCGGTCGACGGGCTTGGGCATCCGGCAGTGCCCGGTGCGGACTTGGAGGAGTTGGTCAGGCGCTATCTGGGGCCTGTCCGACGGGCCGGCCGAGGGGTGCTGCCGCGGGGAACGCCCGGCGATGAGGCTTCGGTGTTCGCCCGGGCGGGATTCGCCGGCCCCGAGCGTCATGTCGTCCCCGGCGGACAGGCACTGGAACGCACGAGTGACGACGTCGTCGCGGGGGTGTTCTCCATGTCGTTCTCGGCTCCGCACCTGTTCGGCCCGCGCCGCGACGACTTCGAGGCAGACCTGCGCCGGGTACTGCGGGAGGCGTCCCCCTCGGGTCTGTTCTCCGAACGCCTGCCGAGCACCGAGGTGTTCGTCTGGCGGAAGGGTCCTGCCGGGCCGACGTCTCCACCGGCCTCCTGA
- a CDS encoding carbohydrate-binding protein produces the protein MQPRPVTASLALVAGTLVALSGTTAHAATTRYEAETSPAICTGTIDSDWAGYTGSGFCNGTNATGAHAQFTVTAAASGTATLKVRFANGTTAARPASLTVNGSAATSVSFEGTGAWGTWATKTLTVPVTAGSNTIRLSPTNAGGLPNIDHLDAETGDTTPPPSSSALYVAPGGTDSAAGTQSAPTTLTSAITRITPGGTIYMRGGTYRPSQTITIPAGNNGTASARTKLSAYPGETPVLDFSAQSEDTANRGLAVNGSYWHVSGIVVERAGDNGIFVGGSNNVFERTVTRYNRDTGLQLSRMLSSTPKEQWPSNNLVLGAESHDNADSDGEDADGFAAKLTSGPGNVFRYAVAHNNIDDGWDLYTKSDTGAIGPVTIEDSLALDNGTLSNGGQAGNGDRNGYKLGGEDIGVNHVIRRNIAYNNGKHGFTYNRNLGSMTVSDNVSIDNEERNYSFDAGSSVFRGNTSCRGGSGTNDRIVGNTDSSNQFWSGTNGSRCSSYSGALKWSFAADGRLVVTFGGNQVTP, from the coding sequence ATGCAACCGAGACCAGTGACAGCGTCCCTCGCCCTCGTGGCCGGCACACTCGTCGCACTCTCCGGCACCACGGCACACGCCGCGACCACCCGGTACGAGGCCGAGACCTCCCCGGCGATCTGCACAGGCACCATCGACTCCGACTGGGCCGGCTACACCGGCAGCGGGTTCTGCAACGGCACCAACGCGACCGGCGCCCACGCGCAGTTCACGGTGACCGCAGCCGCGTCAGGAACGGCGACGCTCAAGGTCCGGTTCGCCAACGGAACCACCGCCGCGCGGCCCGCGAGTCTCACGGTGAACGGCTCGGCGGCCACCTCGGTCTCGTTCGAGGGCACCGGCGCCTGGGGGACATGGGCGACGAAGACGCTCACCGTGCCGGTGACGGCGGGCAGCAACACCATCCGCCTCAGCCCCACCAACGCGGGCGGCCTGCCCAACATCGACCACCTCGACGCCGAGACGGGCGACACGACCCCGCCGCCGTCGAGCAGCGCGCTGTACGTGGCACCGGGCGGCACCGACAGCGCGGCCGGAACACAGTCGGCACCGACGACACTCACCTCGGCGATCACCCGCATCACACCCGGCGGGACGATCTACATGCGCGGCGGGACCTACCGGCCCTCGCAGACCATCACCATCCCGGCGGGCAACAACGGCACCGCGAGCGCCCGGACGAAACTCTCCGCCTATCCGGGTGAGACCCCGGTGCTGGACTTCTCGGCCCAGAGCGAGGACACGGCGAACCGCGGGCTGGCCGTCAACGGATCGTACTGGCACGTCTCCGGCATCGTCGTCGAGCGGGCCGGCGACAACGGCATCTTCGTCGGCGGCAGCAACAACGTCTTCGAGCGCACGGTGACCCGCTACAACCGGGACACGGGTCTGCAGCTCTCGCGGATGCTGTCCAGTACCCCCAAGGAACAGTGGCCGTCCAACAACCTCGTCCTCGGCGCGGAGTCGCACGACAACGCCGACTCGGACGGCGAGGACGCCGACGGATTCGCTGCGAAGCTCACCTCCGGCCCCGGCAACGTCTTCCGTTACGCGGTGGCCCACAACAACATCGACGACGGCTGGGACCTCTACACCAAGTCGGACACGGGAGCCATCGGCCCGGTGACGATCGAGGACTCCCTCGCCCTCGACAACGGCACCCTCAGCAACGGCGGCCAGGCCGGCAACGGCGACCGCAACGGCTACAAGCTCGGCGGCGAGGACATCGGGGTCAACCACGTCATCCGGCGCAACATCGCCTACAACAACGGCAAGCACGGGTTCACCTACAACAGGAACCTCGGCAGCATGACGGTGTCGGACAACGTCAGCATCGACAACGAGGAGCGCAACTACTCGTTCGACGCGGGCAGTTCGGTGTTCCGCGGCAACACGTCGTGCCGCGGAGGCAGCGGGACGAACGACAGGATCGTGGGCAACACCGACAGCTCGAACCAG